CAATAAATATGACAAAGGTTTGATTATTCAGCAAAAACAAGACAATCTTGCTCTTAACATTGCTGGAACATAGGAAAAAAAAGAAAAGACAAAGATGAAGTTCGCTGACTGTTGTGGTTTTTTTAATTCATCAACCAATGAGTAACTTGTTCTCTTCCAAGAAGCTGTAGGTTGGTACCTCCAGGTTATACGGTGCAGGACCTTTCCTGATCCTTCCAGAGATATCGTAATGCGAACCATGACACGGGCAAAACCAGCCACCGTAATCACCAGCATTAGGCAAAGGGATGCACCCCAAGTGAGTGCAGACTCCAACCACCACTAACCATTCCGGATTCTTGACTCTAACCGAGTCCTCTTGCGGGTCTCTCAAAGATCCAAGATCCACACTGTTGGCCAGCTTGATGTCATCCTCTGTTCTTCTCCTGATGAACACTGGCTTCCCACGCCACTTCACAGTCACGGTAGTTCCAGGTTCGATGCTCCCAAGGTCGACCTCGAGGGATGCAAGGGCAAGGACGTCTTTACTCGCGGACATGCTGACAATGAGCTTCAGGACTAGAAGGCGGAGAACA
This genomic interval from Brassica oleracea var. oleracea cultivar TO1000 chromosome C2, BOL, whole genome shotgun sequence contains the following:
- the LOC106319544 gene encoding cytochrome b-c1 complex subunit Rieske-4, mitochondrial-like gives rise to the protein MLRVAGRRLFSLSQRSSTATSFALSRDHSLSDGGGDSSSPPRSVPSTNLSPFDSYHRSLIRGFSSQVLTQGNEVGFGSEPATVEAVKTPNSKIVYDDHNHERYPPGDPSKRAFAYFVLSGGRFVYASVLRLLVLKLIVSMSASKDVLALASLEVDLGSIEPGTTVTVKWRGKPVFIRRRTEDDIKLANSVDLGSLRDPQEDSVRVKNPEWLVVVGVCTHLGCIPLPNAGDYGGWFCPCHGSHYDISGRIRKGPAPYNLEVPTYSFLEENKLLIG